A region of Ictidomys tridecemlineatus isolate mIctTri1 chromosome 4, mIctTri1.hap1, whole genome shotgun sequence DNA encodes the following proteins:
- the Lcn9 gene encoding epididymal-specific lipocalin-9, producing the protein MALLLLVLGLSAAGAQKFNPLAVVDKNYNMARISGVWYSISMASNNLSRIKEDGDLRIFIRNIEHLKNGSLKFDFRFMVQGECVGVSMVCQKTNKNGEYSISYEGENKVLVSETDYRMYVIFDMQNVRNGTETRVLALYGRIPKLSQNFQHRFHRVCRKYRLSSKNILDLTQEDHCYSKR; encoded by the exons ATGGCCCTGCTCTTGCTGGTCCTGGGGCTGAGTGCTGCTGGGGCGCAGAAGTTCAACCCCCTGGCTGTCGTGGATAAGAACTACAACATGGCCAGG ATTTCAGGGGTCTGGTACTCTATTTCCATGGCCTCAAACAACCTGTCGCGGATTAAAGAAGACGGAGACCTGAGGATCTTCATTCGGAATATCGAACACTTAAAAAACGGCAGCCTCAAGTTCGATTTCCGCTTCAT GGTGCAGGGTGAGTGTGTGGGCGTGAGCATGGTCTGCCAGAAGACGAACAAGAACGGAGAGTACTCCATCTCCT ACGAGGGGGAGAACAAGGTGCTGGTCTCGGAGACGGACTACAGGATGTACGTCATCTTCGACATGCAGAACGTCCGCAATGGGACCGAGACCCGCGTGCTGGCGCTCTACG GACGGATCCCAAAGCTGAGCCAGAACTTCCAACACAGATTTCATAGAGTCTGCAGAAAGTACAGACTGAGTTCCAAAAACATCTTGGACCTGACCCAAGAAG ATCACTGCTACTCCAAGAGGTAG